A region from the Aegilops tauschii subsp. strangulata cultivar AL8/78 chromosome 5, Aet v6.0, whole genome shotgun sequence genome encodes:
- the LOC109755013 gene encoding uncharacterized protein isoform X2 → MISFLVHAMDSLAYTQRHQLSSFGYHPVTKEYKITHFLGDCVDGRPHNKDRFSTIQVYTLGDEKWKDIRTPEALSLIIVRNSGVVNVDGKMYWLTEDMLASWQHAVMSFDLREESFAKIQLPAEREDHDRYGPRKFWIRDIDGKICIVTAQTSRYDPRALLGELQIWTLDNTVEQQRWSQKYNIKHTPNYIPGPHFVHRDRILAQLCSNNVCSCELFGENFDVNQNVYKKAGIVRRPKQREGWELKKWETWKCMLGKDADMRSQIHKFEHDLLTFFDTTLVPKNVLHYGTEGVFCRNSQKHRVKCASFCRISNITLQNMYSRNSIRCCSANQIIQISHCPSGGLIGWGAELGAAEVNGSFK, encoded by the exons ATGATTTCCTTTTTGGTTCATGCAATGGACTCCTTGGCTTATACACAAAGACATCAACTATCAAG CTTTGGATATCATCCCGTGACAAAAGAATACAAGATTACACACTTCCTTGGTGATTGTGTTGATGGTCGCCCCCATAATAAAGACAGGTTCAGCACCATTCAAGTTTACACTCTTGGTGATGAGAAATGGAAAGATATCCGAACCCCAGAAGCTCTTAGCTTGATCATTGTGAGAAACTCTGGAGTTGTCAATGTTGATGGCAAAATGTATTGGTTAACTGAAGACATGTTAGCTAGCTGGCAGCATGCAGTTATGTCCTTTGATCTCAGGGAAGAAAGTTTTGCGAAGATACAACTGCCGGCAGAACGTGAAGATCATGATCGTTATGGTCCTCGTAAGTTCTGGATCAGAGATATAGATGGGAAAATATGTATAGTAACTGCTCAAACAAGTCGTTATGATCCCAGAGCTCTTCTTGGTGAGTTGCAGATATGGACACTTGACAACACGGTAGAGCAACAAAGGTGGAGTCAGAAGTACAATATTAAGCACACACCAAATTATATTCCAGGGCCACATTTTGTCCACAGGGATAGGATCCTCGCACAACTTTGCAGCAATAATGTATGTTCGTGTGAGTTGTTTGGTGAGAACTTTGATGTTAACCAGA ATGTCTACAAGAAGGCAGGCATTGTACGTAGACCAAAACAGCGGGAAGGCTGGGAATTGAAGAAGTGGGAGACATGGAAGTGTATGCTTGGCAAGGATGCGGATATGCGGAGCCAGATCCACAAATTTGAGCATGACTTACTT acgttttttgacactacactagtgccaaaaaacgtcttacattatgggacggagggagtattttgtaGGAACTCGCAGAAACATCGAGTAAAATGTGCAAGTTTTTGCAGAATAAGCAATATAACATTGCAGAACATGTACTCACGGAACTCAATCAGGTGTTGCAGCGCAAACCAGATAATCCAGATCAG CCATTGTCCATCCGGAGGCTTAATTGGGTGGGGAGCAGAATTGGGAGCAGCAGAAGTTAATGGCTCGTTTAAGTAA
- the LOC109755013 gene encoding uncharacterized protein isoform X1 has translation MISFLVHAMDSLAYTQRHQLSSFGYHPVTKEYKITHFLGDCVDGRPHNKDRFSTIQVYTLGDEKWKDIRTPEALSLIIVRNSGVVNVDGKMYWLTEDMLASWQHAVMSFDLREESFAKIQLPAEREDHDRYGPRKFWIRDIDGKICIVTAQTSRYDPRALLGELQIWTLDNTVEQQRWSQKYNIKHTPNYIPGPHFVHRDRILAQLCSNNVCSCELFGENFDVNQSKWVHLLDFSPRKPYNMQSYICVKSLVRLDVYKKAGIVRRPKQREGWELKKWETWKCMLGKDADMRSQIHKFEHDLLTFFDTTLVPKNVLHYGTEGVFCRNSQKHRVKCASFCRISNITLQNMYSRNSIRCCSANQIIQISHCPSGGLIGWGAELGAAEVNGSFK, from the exons ATGATTTCCTTTTTGGTTCATGCAATGGACTCCTTGGCTTATACACAAAGACATCAACTATCAAG CTTTGGATATCATCCCGTGACAAAAGAATACAAGATTACACACTTCCTTGGTGATTGTGTTGATGGTCGCCCCCATAATAAAGACAGGTTCAGCACCATTCAAGTTTACACTCTTGGTGATGAGAAATGGAAAGATATCCGAACCCCAGAAGCTCTTAGCTTGATCATTGTGAGAAACTCTGGAGTTGTCAATGTTGATGGCAAAATGTATTGGTTAACTGAAGACATGTTAGCTAGCTGGCAGCATGCAGTTATGTCCTTTGATCTCAGGGAAGAAAGTTTTGCGAAGATACAACTGCCGGCAGAACGTGAAGATCATGATCGTTATGGTCCTCGTAAGTTCTGGATCAGAGATATAGATGGGAAAATATGTATAGTAACTGCTCAAACAAGTCGTTATGATCCCAGAGCTCTTCTTGGTGAGTTGCAGATATGGACACTTGACAACACGGTAGAGCAACAAAGGTGGAGTCAGAAGTACAATATTAAGCACACACCAAATTATATTCCAGGGCCACATTTTGTCCACAGGGATAGGATCCTCGCACAACTTTGCAGCAATAATGTATGTTCGTGTGAGTTGTTTGGTGAGAACTTTGATGTTAACCAGAGTAAGTGGGTACACCTGTTAGATTTCAGTCCCCGCAAGCCGTACAACATGCAATCCTACATTTGTGTGAAGTCACTTGTACGTTTAGATGTCTACAAGAAGGCAGGCATTGTACGTAGACCAAAACAGCGGGAAGGCTGGGAATTGAAGAAGTGGGAGACATGGAAGTGTATGCTTGGCAAGGATGCGGATATGCGGAGCCAGATCCACAAATTTGAGCATGACTTACTT acgttttttgacactacactagtgccaaaaaacgtcttacattatgggacggagggagtattttgtaGGAACTCGCAGAAACATCGAGTAAAATGTGCAAGTTTTTGCAGAATAAGCAATATAACATTGCAGAACATGTACTCACGGAACTCAATCAGGTGTTGCAGCGCAAACCAGATAATCCAGATCAG CCATTGTCCATCCGGAGGCTTAATTGGGTGGGGAGCAGAATTGGGAGCAGCAGAAGTTAATGGCTCGTTTAAGTAA